The following proteins are encoded in a genomic region of Hippocampus zosterae strain Florida chromosome 2, ASM2543408v3, whole genome shotgun sequence:
- the LOC127593420 gene encoding XK-related protein 7-like, with product MSDGCASPYRPSLLFLYPPSPHTHTDLDPPKLRDPSSPSSPPLSIISLSSPPTNMAAKSDGAAVSPRSQIAADSPSRPGRRASQSLWDEPRYSAADCCWTLGALLVFFSDGASDLWLAADYYLRREYWCFALTLVFVIIPSVVVQVLSFRWFAYDFSETPESGAAAAAAAAVAAASSSAVDGNDLNAKDGGGERGGERGAGRSATGGRARGCCRLFVWLFQALVHILQLAQVWRYVRALYLGAQSRWRREPERRHFRLRVMFESADICVLRLLESFLKSAPQLVLQLSIMIVSGEVLPLQGLSASASLMSLAWMLASYQKVLRDSRDDKLPMSYKAAGVHMLWHLFTIGARALAFALFASVFQLYFGIFVVAHWCAMTFWIIRGETDFCVSKWEEIVYNMMVGVVYVFCWFSVREGRTRRRLLAYSLTVCAENAALTAAWYLHRGRRPSDLRAVAAVCAVAGSYALGTFFMAVYYCLLHPDGPVAGRGRAAAKRPAPDGAPAPSGPPPPDALSGPPGTLQRTKDRERDADVFQVRAPRGPRAPVRRPTPGTEGPVIRIDLPRKSYPAWDAHYIDRRLRKTILLLESAAPVAPRIQYRCLAAPKEVAEYETTV from the exons ATGAGCGACGGTTGCGCCTCACCTTACCGGCcgtccctcctcttcctctaccCCCccagcccacacacacacacagacctcgACCCACCGAAGCTGCGCGACCCCTCCTCGCCCTCCTCCCCCCCACTCTCCATCATTTCCCTGTCCTCCCCTCCGACAAACATGGCTGCGAAATCTGACGGCGCGGCCGTCTCTCCGCGAAGCCAAATAGCGGCCGACTCTCCCTCCAGGCCGGGCCGGCGGGCTTCGCAGAGCCTCTGGGACGAGCCGCGCTACTCGGCGGCGGACTGCTGCTGGACCCTGGGCGCCCTTTTGGTCTTCTTCTCGGACGGGGCCTCAGACCTGTGGCTGGCCGCCGACTACTATCTCCGGAGGGAGTATTGGTGCTTTGCGCTCACGTTGGTCTTTGTGATCATTCCCTCCGTGGTGGTGCAGGTGTTGAGCTTCCGATGGTTCGCCTACGATTTCTCCGAGACTCCGGAGagcggcgcggcggcggcggcggcggccgcggtggcggcggcgtcgtCGTCTGCGGTGGACGGGAACGACTTGAACGCCAAGGATGGCGGCGGTGAGCGGGGCGGTGAGCGGGGCGCTGGCCGCTCCGCCACCGGGGGACGTGCCCGAGGATGCTGCAGACTGTTCGTGTGGCTCTTCCAGGCGCTCGTTCACATCCTCCAGCTGGCTCAAGTGTGGAG GTACGTCCGAGCCCTGTATTTGGGCGCGCAGAGCCGCTGGCGCCGGGAGCCGGAGCGCCGGCACTTCCGCCTGCGCGTGATGTTCGAGAGCGCCGACATCTGCGTCCTGCGTCTGCTGGAGTCCTTCCTGAAGAGCGCCCCCCAGCTGGTGCTGCAGCTCTCCATCATGATCGTCAGCGGCGAGGTGCTGCCTCTTCAGG ggctgTCGGCGTCCGCCTCCCTGATGTCCCTGGCCTGGATGCTGGCCTCCTACCAGAAAGTGCTGCGGGACTCGCGAGACGACAAGCTGCCCATGAGCTACAAGGCGGCGGGCGTCCACATGCTGTGGCACCTGTTCACCATCGGGGCCCGAGCGCTGGCCTTCGCCCTCTTCGCCTCCGTCTTCCAGCTCTACTTTGGCATCTTCGTGGTGGCGCACTGGTGCGCCATGACCTTTTGGATCATCCGAGGCGAGACGGACTTCTGCGTGTCCAAGTGGGAGGAGATCGTCTACAACATGATGGTGGGCGTGGTCTACGTCTTCTGCTGGTTCAGCGTGCGGGAGGGCCGCACCCGCCGCCGGCTGCTGGCCTACAGCCTGACGGTGTGCGCCGAGAACGCGGCCCTCACCGCCGCCTGGTACCTGCACCGGGGGCGGCGGCCCTCCGACCTCCGCGCGGTGGCGGCGGTGTGCGCCGTGGCCGGCAGCTACGCCCTGGGCACCTTCTTCATGGCCGTCTACTACTGCCTGCTGCACCCCGACGGGCCCGTCGCCGGCCGGGGACGCGCGGCGGCGAAGCGGCCGGCCCCCGACGGGGCGCCGGCGCCGTCCGGCCCCCCGCCGCCCGACGCGCTGAGCGGCCCGCCCGGGACCCTGCAAAGAACTAAAGACCGAGAGCGGGACGCGGACGTGTTTCAGGTGCGAGCGCCTCGGGGGCCCCGGGCGCCGGTGCGCCGGCCGACGCCCGGGACGGAGGGGCCCGTCATCCGGATAGACCTGCCCAGGAAAAGTTACCCCGCCTGGGACGCCCACTACATCGACCGGCGGCTGCGCAAAACCATCCTGCTGCTGGAGAGCGCCGCCCCGGTGGCGCCGCGCATCCAGTACCGCTGCCTGGCCGCCCCCAAAGAAGTCGCCGAGTACGAGACCACCGTGTGA
- the arl11 gene encoding ADP-ribosylation factor-like protein 11, producing MGLIHSSKRSQVILMGLDSAGKTTLLTRLLTGQVMMDTSPTVGFNVGSFDVDKRTSLTVWDVGGQKSMRPNWRFYLDDCKALVFMVDSSDPSRMPEAQKALKMVLSEERLRDVPLMVLANKVDQPGAMTVQEISHRLGLSNYPHLRWEIQACSALKGIGLRQAFTSVAKLIKKI from the exons ATgggtctcattcattcatctaaacGTTCACAG GTCATCCTGATGGGTTTGGACTCTGCGGGAAAGACCACTTTGCTGACTCGACTGCTGACCGGACAG GTGATGATGGACACGTCACCAACCGTTGGATTCAATGTCGGATCGTTCGATGTGGACAAGAGGACGTCTCTGACagtttgggatgtgggaggtcAAAAAAGCATGAGGCCCAACTGGAG gTTCTACCTGGATGACTGCAAGGCGCTGGTCTTTATGGTTGACAGCAGCGATCCCAGTCGGATGCCCGAGGCCCAGAAGGCATTGAAGATGGTGTTGAGTGAAGAAAGGCTACGAGATGTTCCGTTGATGGTTCTCGCTAACAAGGTGGACCAGCCTGGCGCCATGACTGTACaagag ATCTCCCACCGATTGGGACTGTCCAACTATCCGCACCTGCGATGGGAGATTCAAGCATGCAGCGCGCTGAAAGGAATCGGACTGCGTCAGGCCTTTACGTCCGTCGCCAAGCTCATAAAGAAGATTTAA
- the LOC127593599 gene encoding CDK5 and ABL1 enzyme substrate 1-like isoform X2, translated as MATAVCGRQPVGSSSKATKTQREQRRKSRDSKRRQAAVLFLSNISLDGRPRCPSSNDAATRKAAEEPPRSSPTESRGAPSQVAEPAPSAGSSSSSFPPGGFGPSVGANEVFLEGGGAAAERPDSPLLPLTGAQQPCVSRGRSAPAGSPLPAGQSRDSRPRLRNVSGSPGAKVAKKVHFIKSMRQYDTRGCRIMLICARRSLYAAFSVLPYGEVAQLSDLKLEAQRRQSSVAAAELLPSLEGAEPDVSDACGKTTVIEYVKPSDLKKDMNEIFKEKFPHILLTLSKIRSLKREMRAVSEECGLQPVTIAMAFVYFEKLVLQGRLNKANRKLVAAACVLLAAKISSDLRKHEVKQLIEKLEERFRIGRRELLPLEFPVLVALEMGLYLPDSKVMPHYRRLVQQG; from the exons ATGGCAACGGCCGTGTGCGGTCGTCAGCCCGTTGGCAGCAGCAGTAAGGCGACCAAAACACAGCGGGAGCAGCGAAGGAAAAGCAGAGATTCCAAAAGGCGACAGGCGGCCGTCTTGTTTCTCAGCAATATCTCACTCGACGGACGGCCTCGGTGTCCGTCGAGCAACGACGCCGCTACTCGAAAAGCCGCCGAGGAGCCGCCGCGGTCCTCGCCGACGGAGAGCCGAGGAGCGCCGTCGCAGGTGGCGGAGCCCGCTCCGTCCGCCGGGAGCTCTTCGTCCAGTTTTCCGCCCGGCGGCTTCGGTCCTTCGGTCGGGGCCAACGAGGTGTTTTTGGAGGGCGGCGGCGCTGCAGCCGAGCGCCCGGACAGCCCGCTGCTGCCTTTGACCGGCGCTCAACAGCCTTGCGTCTCCCGCGGCCGCTCGGCCCCCGCGGGGAGCCCTTTGCCCGCCGGCCAGTCTCGAGATTCAAGACCCAG GTTGAGGAATGTCTCCGGTTCCCCCGGAGCCAAGGTGGCCAAGAAAGTCCACTTCATCAAGAGCATGCGGCAGTATGACACCAGGGGCTGCAG gatCATGCTGATTTGTGCCAGGCGCTCGCTCTACGCCGCATTCTCAGTGCTGCCCTACGGAGAGGTTGCTCAGCTCAG CGACCTTAAGCTGGAGGCGCAGAGAAGGCAGTCCTCGGTGGCGGCGGCCGAGCTGCTCCCTTCGCTGGAAGGCGCCGAGCCGGACGTTTCGGACGCGTGCGGCAAA ACGACGGTGATCGAGTACGTCAAACCCTCGGACCTGAAGAAGGACATGAACGAGATCTTCAAGGAGAAGTTCCCTCACATCCTGCTGACCCTCAGCAAGATCAGAAG CCTGAAGAGGGAGATGCGGGCCGTGAGCGAGGAATGCGGCCTCCAGCCGGTCACCATAGCGATGGCCTTTGTTTACTTTGAGAAGCTGGTGCTGCAGGGACGCCTCAACAAGGCCAACAGGAAGCTGGTGGCGGCCGCGTGCGTGCTGCTGGCCGCAAAGATCAGCAGTGACCTCAGGAAGCACGAAGTCAAGCAGCTCATCGAG AAACTGGAGGAGCGCTTCCGCATCGGCAGACGGGAGTTGCTTCCTCTGGAGTTCCCCGTGCTGGTCGCCTTGGAGATGGGCCTCTACCTGCCCGACAGCAAGGTCATGCCGCACTACCGCCGACTGGTGCAGCAGGGCTAG
- the eef1b2 gene encoding elongation factor 1-beta isoform X1, producing MGFGDLKAPSGLKVLNDFLADRSYVEGHVPSQADVAVFEAIATPPPAELCHALRWFNHIKSYQSQKNSLPGVKKPLGQYGPAGVGDSTAAVAQKGAAAAAAAAADDDDDDEVDLFGSDDEEDAEAARLKEERVAAYAARKANKPTLIAKSSILLDVKPWDDETDMAKLEECVRSIQMDGLVWGQSKLVPVGYGIKKLQINCVVEDEKVGTDLLEEHITAFEDFVQSMDVAAFNKI from the exons ATGGGTTTCGGTGATCTGAAAGCACCCTCTGGCCTCAAAGTGCTGAATGATTTCCTTGCTGATCGCAGCTACGTAGAAGG GCATGTGCCTTCCCAGGCAGATGTTGCCGTTTTTGAGGCAATCGCAACCCCACCCCCAGCAGAACTTTGCCATGCCCTCCGTTGGTTCAACCATATCAAGTCTTATCAGAGCCAGAAGAACAG TCTTCCAGGTGTGAAGAAACCTTTGGGTCAGTACGGCCCAGCCGGCGTGGGTGACTCCACTGCAGCAGTGGCCCAAAagggagctgctgctgctgctgctgctgctgctgatgacgacgacgacgatgaggtTGATCTGTTTGGCTCTGACGATGAG GAGGATGCCGAGGCTGCAAGGCTAAAGGAGGAGCGCGTGGCGGCGTACGCTGCCAGGAAAGCAAACA AACCGACCCTCATTGCCAAATCCTCTATTCTTTTGGACGTCAAACCGTGGGACGACGAGACGGACATGGCCAAGTTGGAGGAGTGCGTCCGCAGTATTCAGATGGACGGACTCGTCTGGGGACAAT CAAAACTCGTACCGGTGGGATATGGCATCAAAAAGCTGCAGATCAACTGTGTGGTCGAAGATGAGAAG GTGGGCACTGACCTTCTGGAGGAGCACATCACTGCGTTTGAGGATTTTGTCCAGTCAATGGACGTTGCTGCTTTTAACAaaatctga
- the LOC127593708 gene encoding caveolae-associated protein 2-like, with translation MSEDGAQTGENMVTTDTHQNQDLLVPPQVHESEDQLKDQENPENQENTLAGLFGLDREKMGEGPVNAITVLTLLDKLVNMLDAVQENQHKMEGHQVEMEGVVRGIQADMIKLSKSHSHTSNTVSKLLDKSRKLSVTMKEVRERMERQGTQVKKLEANHAHLIDRNNFKVLIFQEENEIPSSVFVKDPPPFPRDEILEEGDESGVVDDNQPSEGGLQTIDLSSDEDVGLEADLDEEMWPQDLENMEKSKAEKLKLSSLKKVDSLKKAFSRQNIEKKMTKIGTKIVSAEQREKIKQKTSSLKVSPVTFGIKKHRSNSASQPPEEHPVQIDESPAPEDHIQLSPLGSDEQEVTFTEIHNELAPPEQQEKEQPCLEVSGISEGVSEDYALSATLPQDQENKEESSMSLQE, from the exons ATGAGTGAGGACGGCGCTCAGACCGGCGAGAACATGGTGACCACAGATACCCACCAGAACCAGGACCTGCTAGTCCCTCCTCAGGTCCACGAATCGGAGGACCAGCTCAAAGACCAAGAGAACCCAGAGAACCAGGAAAATACTTTAGCGGGCCTGTTTGGGTTGGACCGAGAGAAAATGGGCGAAGGCCCCGTCAACGCCATCACGGTCCTCACTTTGCTGGACAAACTGGTCAACATGTTGGACGCCGTGCAGGAAAACCAGCACAAGATGGAG gggcacCAAGTGGAGATGGAGGGCGTGGTCAGGGGGATCCAGGCGGATATGATCAAACTCTCCAAGAGTCACAGTCACACCTCCAACACCGTCAGCAAACTGCTGGACAAGAGCCGCAAGCTTTCCGTCACCATGAAGGAG GTACGAGAAAGGATGGAGCGCCAAGGCACGCAGGTTAAGAAACTGGAGGCCAACCACGCCCATCTCATCGACAGAAACAACTTTAAAGTACTCATCTTTCAG GAGGAGAACGAGATCCCCTCCAGTGTCTTTGTGAAGGATCCTCCGCCGTTCCCTCGTGATGAAATTCTGGAAGAGGGCGACGAATCGGGTGTTGTCGACGACAATCAGCCCTCAGAGGGCGGGCTCCAAACCATCGACCTCTCGTCCGATGAGGACGTGGGCCTGGAGGCAGATCTGGATGAGGAGATGTGGCCTCAAGACCTGGAGAACATGGAGAAGTCCAAAGCTGAGAAACTGAAACTGTCCAGTCTGAAGAAG GTCGACAGTCTGAAGAAGGCTTTCTCCcgacaaaacattgaaaaaaagatgaccaaGATCGGAACAAAAATTGTGTCCGCTGAACAACGAGAGAAAATCAAACAGAAAACGTCCAGTCTCAAGGTTTCCCCCGTGACCTTTGGCATCAAGAAG CATCGCAGCAACTCGGCCTCCCAGCCTCCCGAAGAACATCCCGTCCAGATCGACGAGAGCCCCGCCCCGGAGGACCACATCCAGCTCTCCCCGCTGGGCAGCGACGAGCAGGAGGTCACCTTCACGGAGATCCACAACGAGCTGGCCCCGCCGGAGCAGCAGGAGAAGGAGCAACCATGTTTGGAGGTCAGCGGAATATCTGAAGGGGTGAGCGAGGACTACGCTCTGTCCGCCACGCTGCCTCAGGACCAGGAGAACAAGGAGGAGTCTTCGATGTCACTCCAGGAATAA
- the vps16 gene encoding vacuolar protein sorting-associated protein 16 homolog has product MALITANWNPMGEAFYRKTELYEMSWNLRDGLKDCLMAAAPYGGPIALLREPLRRSPSCRPQLEIYSASGVAIASFPWKSGPVIQLGWTVSDELLCIQEDGSVLIYDLFGSFKRHFSMGQEVVQSQVLEAKVFHSPYGTGVAIITGSFRFTLATNITDLKLRRLPAVPGLQAAPSCWVVLTQDRQTKVLLATGSELYILDNTSCTPVCAPGLSPQTGNILHMSASFNYKYLALFTDTGHLWTGLAQLQSKLSEVDTKVRTPPKQMVWCRRPKSQQPSVVMVWDHLLLVAGVCNDIIQFPLDSRCVCVGELDGVRIISSINQELLQEVPVVCQDIFKIASMAPGALLLEAHREYEKSSQKADEYLREIKEQGMLAEAVRQCVEAAGHEYDSNTQKSLLRAASFGKCFLTDFSPEHFVATCRELRVLNAVRECSVGLPLTHTQFKQMTLQVLIDRLVYRQFYQLAIEICRYLKIPDFQGVSRVLKHWAACKVQQKELSDEAIARAVCLKVGDSLGVSYSHIAAKAFECGRTELAIKLLDSEARSGEQVPLLLKMKRSQLALSKAVESGDTDLVYMVVTHLKNEMNRGDFFMTLRNQPVALSLYRQFCKLQEQETLRDLYNQDDDHQELANYYVATSYREKRLDSRLSHLQSAVDEYNKAKNEFASKATEDEMRLLRFQKKLDDEKGAGLMGLSLQATMETLLMLGLYKQTDQLYRDFKVPDKRYWWLKLKSLAEKEEWEELEKFSKSKKSPIGYLAFVEVCIKKNNKHEAKKYISRVTPEQKVKAHLAVGDLEGAADAAIERRNEAEISAVLARCSASDRLLTDRLNRAKLSTAKK; this is encoded by the exons ATGGCTCTAATAACTGCCAACTGGAATCCGATGGGAGAAGCTTTTTACCG TAAAACCGAGCTGTATGAGATGAGTTGGAACCTGAGAGATGGACTCAAAGACTGCTTGATGGCGGCGGCACCATACGGCGGCCCGATAG CTCTCCTCAGAGAACCTCTTAGACGTTCACCAAGTTGTCGTCCCCAGTTGGAGATTTATTCTGCTTCTGGTGTTGCCATTGCCAGTTTTCCG TGGAAAAGCGGACCTGTGATCCAGCTGGGTTGGACAGTGTCGGATGAGTTGTTGTGTATTCAAGAAGATGGTTCAGTTCTGATTTATGACCTGTTTGGATCCTTCAAGAGACACTTCAGCATGGGACAG GAAGTGGTGCAGTCTCAGGTCTTAGAAGCCAAGGTGTTCCATTCTCCTTACGGGACAGGTGTTGCCATCATAACGGGATCTTTTCGCTTCACCTTGGCAACCAACATCACCGATTTAAAACTTAGGAGGTTACCCGCCGTCCCAG GCCTGCAGGCGGCGCCGTCCTGTTGGGTTGTCCTCACGCAAGACCGCCAGACCAAAGTATTGTTGGCTACTGGATCTGAACTCTACATCCTGGACAATACTTCCTGCACCCCTGTG TGTGCTCCAGGACTCAGTCCTCAGACGGGCAACATCCTCCATATGTCGGCGTCATTCAATTACAAATATCTTGCTCTCTTCACCGACACCGGACACCTGTGGACAGGCTTAGCTCAGCTTCAG AGCAAGCTGAGCGAGGTCGACACCAAAGTGAGGACGCCACCCAAACAGATGGTCTG GTGTCGGAGACCAAAATCCCAGCAACCATCTGTAGTGATGGTGTGGGACCACCTCCTCCTAGTGGCCGGAGTGTGCAACGACATCATCCA ATTCCCACTCGACAGTCGGTGCGTTTGTGTCGGCGAGCTGGATGGCGTTCGGATCATCAGTTCAATCAATCAGGAGCTGCTGCAGGAAGTTCCGGTCGTCTGTCAGGACATCTTTAAAATCGCTTCCATGGCGCCTGGGGCCTTGCTGCTGGAAGCCCATCGCGAGTATGAG AAGTCCAGTCAAAAGGCTGATGAGTACCTGCGGGAAATCAAGGAGCAAGGAATGCTGGCAGAGGCGGTTCGACAGTGCGTTGAGGCGGCAGGACACGAATACGACTCCAACACCCAGAAGTCTCTGCTGCGG GCGGCATCCTTCGGGAAATGTTTCCTGACAGACTTCAGTCCGGAGCACTTTGTAGCCACCTGTCGAGAGCTACGCGTCCTGAATGCCGTCAGAGAGTGCAGCGTGGGTCTGCCACTCACGCACACGCA ATTCAAACAGATGACCCTGCAGGTGCTGATTGACAG GCTGGTGTACCGTCAGTTCTATCAGTTGGCGATAGAAATCTGCCGTTACCTGAAGATTCCGGATTTTCAGGGGGTCAGCAGGGTTCTCAAGCACTGGGCTGCGTGTAAA GTCCAGCAGAAGGAACTCTCGGATGAGGCCATAGCCAGGGCGGTGTGCCTGAAGGTGGGGGACTCCCTGGGTGTGTCGTACTCGCACATCGCTGCCAAAGCCTTTGAATGTGGACGAACGGAGCTCGCCATCAAG CTGTTGGATTCGGAGGCTCGGTCCGGGGAGCAGGTTCCTCTTTTgttgaagatgaagaggagtcAGCTGGCTCTCAGTAAAGCCGTCGAGAGCGGGGACACCGACCTGG TTTACATGGTTGTCACTCACCTGAAGAATGAGATGAACCGAGGAGATTTCTTCATGACGCTCCGAAACCAACCTGTCGCTCTGAGTCTCTACAGACAA TTTTGTAAACTGCAGGAACAAGAAACTCTGAGGGATCTTTATAACCAGGACGACGACCATCAGGAGCTGGCCAACTATTATGTCGCCACCAGTTACAGAGAGAAG AGGTTAGACAGCCGTCTGTCCCACCTGCAGAGTGCCGTCGACGAATACAACAaagccaaaaatgagtttgcttCCAAG GCCACCGAAGACGAGATGCGCCTCCTCCGTTTCCAAAAGAAACTGGATGATGAGAAGGGCGCCGGACTTATGGGCTTGTCGCTCCAG GCAACCATGGAAACTCTGCTGATGTTGGGACTCTACAAGCAGACGGATCAACTTTATCGAGACTTCAAAGTCCCCGACAAGAG GTATTGGTGGTTGAAACTTAAGTCTTTGGCAGAGAAGGAGGAGTGGGAAGAGTTGGAGAAGTTCTCCAAGAGTAAAAAGTCCCCAATCGGGTACCTG GCCTTTGTGGAGGTCTGCATCAAGAAAAATAACAAGCATGAGGCCAAGAAGTACATTTCCAGAGTGACGCCCGAGCAGAAGGTCAAAGCTCACCTGGCCGTCGG TGACCTCGAAGGGGCTGCAGACGCGGCGATCGAACGCAGGAACGAAGCAGAAATATCGGCGGTGCTCGCAAGATGCTCCGCCTCGGATCGCTTGTTGACCGACAGGTTAAATCGAGCCAAGTTGTCCACTGCCAAAAAGTGA
- the LOC127593599 gene encoding CDK5 and ABL1 enzyme substrate 2-like isoform X1, whose product MATAVCGRQPVGSSSKATKTQREQRRKSRDSKRRQAAVLFLSNISLDGRPRCPSSNDAATRKAAEEPPRSSPTESRGAPSQVAEPAPSAGSSSSSFPPGGFGPSVGANEVFLEGGGAAAERPDSPLLPLTGAQQPCVSRGRSAPAGSPLPAGQSRDSRPRLRNVSGSPGAKVAKKVHFIKSMRQYDTRGCRIMLICARRSLYAAFSVLPYGEVAQLSDLKLEAQRRQSSVAAAELLPSLEGAEPDVSDACGKTISYAQFLYATNALARQRSCSGGAPESGAPHTPPTRFRGRAPRTFPLARLNSAGAQELHTEEAAAAEYDPDLLSDPRWPCGRHKRVLIFASYVTTVIEYVKPSDLKKDMNEIFKEKFPHILLTLSKIRSLKREMRAVSEECGLQPVTIAMAFVYFEKLVLQGRLNKANRKLVAAACVLLAAKISSDLRKHEVKQLIEKLEERFRIGRRELLPLEFPVLVALEMGLYLPDSKVMPHYRRLVQQG is encoded by the exons ATGGCAACGGCCGTGTGCGGTCGTCAGCCCGTTGGCAGCAGCAGTAAGGCGACCAAAACACAGCGGGAGCAGCGAAGGAAAAGCAGAGATTCCAAAAGGCGACAGGCGGCCGTCTTGTTTCTCAGCAATATCTCACTCGACGGACGGCCTCGGTGTCCGTCGAGCAACGACGCCGCTACTCGAAAAGCCGCCGAGGAGCCGCCGCGGTCCTCGCCGACGGAGAGCCGAGGAGCGCCGTCGCAGGTGGCGGAGCCCGCTCCGTCCGCCGGGAGCTCTTCGTCCAGTTTTCCGCCCGGCGGCTTCGGTCCTTCGGTCGGGGCCAACGAGGTGTTTTTGGAGGGCGGCGGCGCTGCAGCCGAGCGCCCGGACAGCCCGCTGCTGCCTTTGACCGGCGCTCAACAGCCTTGCGTCTCCCGCGGCCGCTCGGCCCCCGCGGGGAGCCCTTTGCCCGCCGGCCAGTCTCGAGATTCAAGACCCAG GTTGAGGAATGTCTCCGGTTCCCCCGGAGCCAAGGTGGCCAAGAAAGTCCACTTCATCAAGAGCATGCGGCAGTATGACACCAGGGGCTGCAG gatCATGCTGATTTGTGCCAGGCGCTCGCTCTACGCCGCATTCTCAGTGCTGCCCTACGGAGAGGTTGCTCAGCTCAG CGACCTTAAGCTGGAGGCGCAGAGAAGGCAGTCCTCGGTGGCGGCGGCCGAGCTGCTCCCTTCGCTGGAAGGCGCCGAGCCGGACGTTTCGGACGCGTGCGGCAAA ACCATTTCCTACGCTCAGTTCCTTTATGCGACCAACGCGTTGGCGAGACAGCGGAGCTGCAGCGGCGGCGCGCCGGAAAGCGgcgccccccacaccccgccCACGCGTTTCCGCGGGAGGGCGCCGAGGACCTTCCCACTGGCCCGCCTCAACAGCGCCGGGGCGCAAGAATTGC AtacggaggaggcggcggcggcagagtACGACCCCGACCTGCTCAGTGACCCTCGGTGGCCCTGCGGCAGACACAAGAGGGTCCTGATATTTGCGTCCTACGTG ACGACGGTGATCGAGTACGTCAAACCCTCGGACCTGAAGAAGGACATGAACGAGATCTTCAAGGAGAAGTTCCCTCACATCCTGCTGACCCTCAGCAAGATCAGAAG CCTGAAGAGGGAGATGCGGGCCGTGAGCGAGGAATGCGGCCTCCAGCCGGTCACCATAGCGATGGCCTTTGTTTACTTTGAGAAGCTGGTGCTGCAGGGACGCCTCAACAAGGCCAACAGGAAGCTGGTGGCGGCCGCGTGCGTGCTGCTGGCCGCAAAGATCAGCAGTGACCTCAGGAAGCACGAAGTCAAGCAGCTCATCGAG AAACTGGAGGAGCGCTTCCGCATCGGCAGACGGGAGTTGCTTCCTCTGGAGTTCCCCGTGCTGGTCGCCTTGGAGATGGGCCTCTACCTGCCCGACAGCAAGGTCATGCCGCACTACCGCCGACTGGTGCAGCAGGGCTAG
- the LOC127594008 gene encoding ras-related protein Rap-1b, with protein MREYKLVVLGSGGVGKSALTVQFVQGIFVEKYDPTIEDSYRKQVEVDGQQCMLEILDTAGTEQFTAMRDLYMKNGQGFALVYSITAQSTFNDLQDLREQILRVKDTEDVPMILVGNKCDLEGERVVGKEQGHNLARQWSNCAFLETSAKSKINVNEIFYDLVRQINRKTPMEKKAKKKGGCTLL; from the exons ATGCGCGAGTACAAGCTGGTGGTGCTGGGTTCAGGAGGCGTGGGGAAATCCGCACTG ACGGTGCAGTTTGTGCAAGGAATCTTTGTGGAAAAGTATGACCCGACAATAGAAGACTCCTACAGAAAG CAAGTGGAAGTTGACGGGCAGCAATGCATGCTGGAGATCTTGGACACGGCCGGAACG GAGCAGTTCACGGCCATGAGGGACCTTTACATGAAGAACGGGCAGGGTTTCGCTCTGGTCTACTCCATCACGGCGCAGTCCACCTTTAATGACCTGCAGGACCTCCGCGAGCAAATCCTGCGAGTCAAAGACACCGAGGAC GTCCCCATGATCCTGGTGGGGAACAAGTGCGACCTGGAGGGCGAGCGCGTGGTGGGCAAGGAGCAGGGTCACAACTTGGCCCGTCAGTGGAGCAACTGTGCCTTTTTAGAGACGTCGGCCAAATCAAAGATCAACGTGAACGAA ATTTTCTACGACCTGGTACGACAAATCAACAGAAAAACGCCGATGGAAAAGAAGGCCAAAAAGAAGGGCGGCTGCACTCTGCTCTAA